GCCCGTGTTCCCCGCCGCGTCCACGGTCTCGATGCGGTAGAATGCGTCAGCGGGATCCGACGCCCCGCGTCCGGGGTCGACGAAGGAGTACGTCAGGGCGCCCGTGGCGGTCACGTTCCCGGCCGGCTGCGTGTACGGACCGGAGGGGTTCGCGGCGCGCCAAACCCGATACAAGACCGTGCCGCCATACAGGCTGTCATCCCACGCTCGCCGCCAGGTAATCTGGAGGTCCGCCGCCGCGTTTACGGTGGCCAGGGCCGCCAGCACCGCGGACGCCGGCGGGAGCGTGTCCGGGCCCACGTTCAGGACCGTAAGGCACGTGCGGTTGAACGGGCCCCAGACGCCTGCGACGTTCTGGGCATGGACCCAGACGCACGTGCTCCCGGGCGGGACCGCGAATCCGCCGGTGAACGTGAGGTTCTCCACAGGTTCGTCGAAGCCCCCGTCCGTGGCTGCGAGCGGGGCGCCCGTCCCATTGGGCGCGGTGGGCGCCGTCGCGGACCAGAACAGCTCCGCGGCGGCGATCGCACCGTCCCCGGACCGGGTGTCGTCCGCGGTGGCGTTGACCCAGGCGAGAGCCGCGGCCCCGGGCGGGTCAGGGCGGCTCCGCACACTCCCTGCCCGGACGACGGGGCCGAGGGTGCTGCCGCCCGTGCGGTTGATTCCGAACGTCCGGTTGCTCACGGATTCCCCCGTGAGGCTTGGGGTTCCGTTGTCGAACGCGAGGATGCGGATCAGGTACGCGTCCCCGTTCTGGACGCCGGAGAGGTTCCAGGCTGCGCTCCGTGCGGTGCCGGGCGCGGCCGGGAGCGCGGTCCACGTCTGGCCGTCGTCGGGACTCTCCGCAACGGTGAACGAGGCGAGGCCGATCCCCGGGCCGCTCGCCGACGCGGTCCAGTTGATCGCGATCGTCGCGCCCGTATGCGTGCCCCCGGAGGGCGCGACGAGGGACACCGTCGGAGGAGCTCGGTCCAGCGACGTGGCCGACACACCCACGAGCCAGCGCACGGCGTTGTCCAGGATCTCCGCGCGGGTCGGGCTGGTCGGTCGCAGGTCCGTCGCGTTCGTGTCCACGCTCGTGAGTTCGAAGGCGAAATACTCGAGGCGGGACGGCATCCCGCCCCAGGCTCCGATGCCCGTCGTGCCGTTGTTCGCGGGGGCCACCCAGCGCAGACCGATGGCTGCATTCCCGGCACACCCCGAGACGCCGCTGTCCCGCCAGGCGATGGTCGCCGCGCCCGCAGCACCGGATGCCGCGATCTCGTCGTCGGCGCCGCCCGTCCGATGCGGCGTGTAGGGGACCCCCGCCGCGTACGGGCCGCTCACCGGGTCGCCGGCCACGCCGACCACCTGGTTGATCGTCGTGGGATCGCACACGAAGCTCGCCTTCAGGACGCCACCGAGCCAGGCCGCGTTGGCCGCGCTGTACCATGGCGACGCCGCACTCCCCAGGGACCACGAGGTGTCGTGGGAGAAGATCAGGAGGCGACCGCCCCCATCCAGGTACGCCTTGACGAGGCCCTGGGCCGTCGTGTTGAACGTCGGGTACTCCTCGAGGCCGACCTGCCAGATGACCGCCTTGCGCCCCTGGAGAACGGAGAGGGGCGGCAGCCCCGAGTCCGCCACGTGCCACGTGGACCAGGTCCACCCCGACGCATCCAGGGCCGCCGCGTACGATGCCTCCCGCTCGGTCGGGAAGCTCGCGTCCCCGATCACGAGGAGGAGGTCGCCCCACGGAGGCGTGCGGAACGTGTAGAGCCGCCCGCCGTTCGTGTCCCGCGTCAGGTGGCCGAGGTCGTCCCTGGAGAGGACTTCGTAATAGTAGAGCGTGTCCGGTTGGAGCCCCTGGAGGACGAGCGCATGGGACGTCCGCAGCAGGGGCTCGCTCACGTTGGCCGTCAGGGATGCCGCGGTGGTCCCGTACGCGACCGTGGAGTCTCCGGGGAGATCGGTACTCCAGCGAATTTCCGCCGAGGTCGCCTCGATGGAATCCGCCACGACGCCGGAGATGGCGGGCGACGTGGCACGGACGGTCGCCGTGGCCACGGCGGTGTGGGCCGGTGAAGCGTCCGTGTACGTGACCGTGATCGTGTCCCCGTCCCGCACTTCGAGGATGCCGTCCGGCGCGGGCTGCCCGAACGCCGTCGGGATGCTGCCGGTCCACGGTGCTCCGGAGGCGGGTTGGGTGAGGGTCACGGTCTCCCCGGCGGGCTCGAGGGTCGAGGTCACGTGCGCGGTTACCGCCGTGGCGTCCGCGTCGTCCACGCGGATGCGCATCGTGTCTGCCTCGCTGTACGTGGCCTTGTCCAGGGTCAACCGGCCGTAGTTCCGGTCCAGGCCGCCCGTAGCCACGAGGGCGAACCGCTGTGGCCCGACGGGCACGTTCGCGCCGATCACGGTGACCGTCCAGTCCCCCGCCGCGGGGGACTTGAGGAGGACGGCCTCCTCCGTGTTCGTCGTATCGAACGTTCCGCCGGGAAGGGATTGCCCGATCGAGGAGGGCCCGAAGTTGTTCCCTCGGAACACGGTCCCGTTCGGGGCGGTCACCTGGAGGTCCAGGCCGTTCACGAGGGCCTTGGAGGCGCCCAGGGTGCCGGGGTAGTCCGTCCACGCCAGGACGAAGCGGGCGGTCGATGCGCCCAGGAGGACGTGGAACGTGTACGTCATCGCCTGCCCCGTGACCAGGCCCGCGGCGTTGTCCACGACCTCCGTGTCGAAGGCGTCTCCGGGCAGCGGGAGGATCTTGGAGAGGAGGATGCGGCCGAAGCCCTGCTGGTTGTTCGGCCAGGTGCCCGCGCTCGTCCCCGTCCCCGTGAGCTGCTGGCCGGAGGCGAGGAGCATCGCCCGCAAGAGGGCCGCGCTCGGGTCGATCGCGTCCGCGGGCACGGGGGATCGCGAGGGGTACCAACCCTGGGTGAAGTATTGACGGAGGATCGCCGCCGCCGCGGCGGCCGCGGGTGTGGCGTAGCTCGTCCCGGCCCACCCATGGTCCAGCGGCATGGAGCACGTCGCCGAGTTGGGGCAGTCGAAGGCGTTCCCGTCGGAGGTCGCGGAGAACCCGTCCGCGGTGGCGACGAGGTCCGGCTTGAGCCGCCCATCCTGCGTCGGGCCCCGGCTGCCGAACGAGGCGAGGTCGTTCTGGGTTCCCGCGTTCGTGAGGCTTGCGCACTGGGTGTACGCGCCGTCCGGGTTGCACGCGCCGCCCACCGTGACGACGTTCTTCGCGATGCCCGGCGTGTCGATGGACGAGGCCGTGGGCCCCGAGTTGCCCGCGGCGAAGAACATCAGGAAGTCCGGGTGGTCCCAGACGAAGGCGTCCACCTGACGCGCTCCCACATCGTACGCGCCGCCCGCGGAGCCCCAGCTGCTGCTCTGAATCCGCACGGGCGCGAGCGGATCGTTGTACCCGAGCCCAGGCGGCCCGAACAGGTCCGCGTAGTCCTGGGGCACGTAGATCAGGGTCTCACCGCCGTTCGAGCACGTGCTCCCCGGCGCGAGTCCTCCGACGTCCTCGAAGTAGATCTGGGCGGCCAGTGCGTTCCCGTTGTTCAGGTCCGACGAGATCCCGTACGCGTTCCCCGCGAGGGTCGACGCCACTGCGGTGCCATGCCCATCGGCGGCGCCGTCGTACGCGCAATCCATCATGGAGTACGGGTCCCACGGTCCGCCACCGCCGGGCCACGTGAGCTGGCCCGTTTGCACGCCCATGTCCAGGTACCGCACGACCTTGCGGCGGGTCGAATCCGTCACGTTGTACAGGTCCCCGGAGACAATCTGGGTCGGACTCTGGCGGAACTGGGAGTTGTCGTAATCGATCCCTGTGTCCGCGATTCCGATCACCTGCCCGCTCCCGTTCAGGTTCGCGTTCCAGTACCGGTAGCTGCCCGTCAGGTTGGTCTGGAGCACCCAGTCCGTCGCATAGTTCAGGGTCCGGACGGGCAGGACCGGGTCGATGTACTGGACCTCGGGGAGGGAGGCGATCGCGGGGACCAAGGAGGCGTCCACGCGGGCGCGGACCCATTGGAAGTCTCCCTGCCCGAACGCGCCCGCGATCCCCGCCGCAGACGGGTCCGCGGCGCGGGCGGGTACGCCCTGTCGGGCCAGCCAAGCGATCACCGCATTCACGGGCTCTCCCGGCCACACGACGATGCGCAAGTCCCGGACGCCGCCCGCGGAGGCCAAGGTGAGCGGCACCTTCCAAGAGGAGGCGTAGGGCCCGGTCCAATCCACGTAGTGCAGGGAATCCAGACCCGAG
This genomic stretch from Thermoplasmata archaeon harbors:
- a CDS encoding S8 family serine peptidase; its protein translation is MALLLALALLVQLPSFLPPRSTTVRAPSSTDPVTFRTDASAQEIAAAGAALLEDYGAFSVGRGPASALGILNTSGYYAAALPGAPFLHLVNGDVDVRTLTAAAPSLWPADGSGEAVGLVHFYAPIKEAWTNALEARGIHVLQYMPTDALIVRGPSSALSGLDSLHYVDWTGPYASSWKVPLTLASAGGVRDLRIVVWPGEPVNAVIAWLARQGVPARAADPSAAGIAGAFGQGDFQWVRARVDASLVPAIASLPEVQYIDPVLPVRTLNYATDWVLQTNLTGSYRYWNANLNGSGQVIGIADTGIDYDNSQFRQSPTQIVSGDLYNVTDSTRRKVVRYLDMGVQTGQLTWPGGGGPWDPYSMMDCAYDGAADGHGTAVASTLAGNAYGISSDLNNGNALAAQIYFEDVGGLAPGSTCSNGGETLIYVPQDYADLFGPPGLGYNDPLAPVRIQSSSWGSAGGAYDVGARQVDAFVWDHPDFLMFFAAGNSGPTASSIDTPGIAKNVVTVGGACNPDGAYTQCASLTNAGTQNDLASFGSRGPTQDGRLKPDLVATADGFSATSDGNAFDCPNSATCSMPLDHGWAGTSYATPAAAAAAAILRQYFTQGWYPSRSPVPADAIDPSAALLRAMLLASGQQLTGTGTSAGTWPNNQQGFGRILLSKILPLPGDAFDTEVVDNAAGLVTGQAMTYTFHVLLGASTARFVLAWTDYPGTLGASKALVNGLDLQVTAPNGTVFRGNNFGPSSIGQSLPGGTFDTTNTEEAVLLKSPAAGDWTVTVIGANVPVGPQRFALVATGGLDRNYGRLTLDKATYSEADTMRIRVDDADATAVTAHVTSTLEPAGETVTLTQPASGAPWTGSIPTAFGQPAPDGILEVRDGDTITVTYTDASPAHTAVATATVRATSPAISGVVADSIEATSAEIRWSTDLPGDSTVAYGTTAASLTANVSEPLLRTSHALVLQGLQPDTLYYYEVLSRDDLGHLTRDTNGGRLYTFRTPPWGDLLLVIGDASFPTEREASYAAALDASGWTWSTWHVADSGLPPLSVLQGRKAVIWQVGLEEYPTFNTTAQGLVKAYLDGGGRLLIFSHDTSWSLGSAASPWYSAANAAWLGGVLKASFVCDPTTINQVVGVAGDPVSGPYAAGVPYTPHRTGGADDEIAASGAAGAATIAWRDSGVSGCAGNAAIGLRWVAPANNGTTGIGAWGGMPSRLEYFAFELTSVDTNATDLRPTSPTRAEILDNAVRWLVGVSATSLDRAPPTVSLVAPSGGTHTGATIAINWTASASGPGIGLASFTVAESPDDGQTWTALPAAPGTARSAAWNLSGVQNGDAYLIRILAFDNGTPSLTGESVSNRTFGINRTGGSTLGPVVRAGSVRSRPDPPGAAALAWVNATADDTRSGDGAIAAAELFWSATAPTAPNGTGAPLAATDGGFDEPVENLTFTGGFAVPPGSTCVWVHAQNVAGVWGPFNRTCLTVLNVGPDTLPPASAVLAALATVNAAADLQITWRRAWDDSLYGGTVLYRVWRAANPSGPYTQPAGNVTATGALTYSFVDPGRGASDPADAFYRIETVDAAGNTGLSPAIAAKVWTPVVSGLNILGMPVTLGTTSVAALAGSVGWSEAWTYDACSSGFGWTRATPAGGATLPLAAGRGFWFKATGPGNLLVLGVAQAEVRLHLCAGWNLIALPGFRGNGTVGSLRAATGANLVEGFDPNDAYHLKILGDTTPIVAGVGYWIRLPSAADWAVAGW